One segment of Stenotrophomonas sp. SAU14A_NAIMI4_8 DNA contains the following:
- a CDS encoding cytochrome c, whose translation MSKAAHPVRHAIALSVALLLAACSQSQVENSEKSAADPGHASGEHGSSSSAGLPAGREAAGEARAKVKGKATNQSCIDCHGADGNAPIDPTYPKLGGQYGDYLAHALQAYRAGDREHALMTPQAKDLSDQDIADLAAYFGSRTSQLRDLHGVK comes from the coding sequence ATGTCGAAAGCCGCGCATCCCGTGCGTCACGCCATCGCCCTGTCCGTCGCCCTGCTGCTGGCCGCCTGTTCGCAGTCGCAGGTGGAAAACAGCGAGAAATCCGCCGCCGACCCTGGCCATGCCAGTGGCGAGCACGGCTCGTCATCGTCGGCCGGCCTGCCGGCCGGGCGCGAAGCCGCCGGCGAAGCCCGCGCGAAGGTGAAGGGCAAGGCCACCAACCAGAGCTGCATCGATTGCCATGGTGCCGACGGCAACGCGCCGATCGACCCGACCTACCCCAAGCTGGGCGGCCAGTACGGCGATTACCTGGCCCATGCGCTGCAGGCCTACCGCGCCGGTGACCGCGAACATGCGCTGATGACGCCGCAGGCCAAAGACCTGAGCGACCAGGACATTGCGGATCTGGCAGCGTACTTCGGCAGCCGGACCAGCCAGCTGCGGGATCTGCACGGGGTGAAATGA
- a CDS encoding c-type cytochrome, producing the protein MRPQPLAACLALAVLLPLGAAAQPAPASAPATPAPAPAPAATPAPAAPSGNFDNGRVLAYTCQGCHGITGYKNAYPSYRVPKIGGQSQQYLTQALTEYRQGKRRHPTMQAQSMSFSEQEIADLAVYLSTVK; encoded by the coding sequence ATGCGCCCGCAGCCGCTCGCCGCTTGTCTCGCTCTGGCCGTCCTCCTGCCCCTTGGGGCCGCCGCACAGCCCGCTCCTGCTTCTGCACCTGCCACACCCGCACCGGCCCCGGCACCTGCCGCCACGCCGGCGCCTGCCGCGCCCAGCGGCAACTTCGACAATGGCCGGGTGCTGGCCTACACCTGCCAGGGGTGCCATGGCATCACCGGTTACAAGAACGCCTACCCCAGTTACCGGGTGCCCAAGATCGGTGGCCAGAGCCAGCAGTACCTGACCCAGGCCCTGACCGAGTACCGCCAAGGCAAGCGCCGGCATCCGACGATGCAGGCGCAGTCGATGAGCTTCAGCGAACAGGAGATCGCCGATCTCGCTGTTTACCTGTCCACCGTCAAGTAA
- a CDS encoding efflux RND transporter periplasmic adaptor subunit, with the protein MSYSILLPGRRSATCAAALLLTTSVLLSGCAAGPNAEAKAETKDEKKVDAVPVEVAVASHRAVAASYTGTAALEPRAESQVVAKTSGVALAVLVEEGQRVSAGQPLVRLDPDRARLAVAQSEAQLRKLENNYQRAQKLVGQQMVSAADVDQLRYDLENMRAQYRLATLELSYTTVVAPISGVIASRSIKTGNFVQINTPIFRIVDNSRLEATLNVPERELATLRAGQPVTLSADALPGQSFTGTVDRIAPVVDSGSGTFRVVSAFDGAAHALQPGMFGRIRIDYDQRADALVVPRLSLLDDGEPAVFRVRAGKVARVPVKLGYAEGPWVEIREGLAAGDQVVTAGKVALRDGTAVQVIADPNAKAKAKPATVAAAKPADKAGSQQ; encoded by the coding sequence ATGTCGTACTCCATCTTGCTGCCGGGCCGCCGCAGCGCAACTTGTGCTGCCGCGCTGCTGCTCACCACCTCCGTGCTGCTGAGCGGTTGCGCCGCCGGGCCCAACGCCGAGGCCAAGGCCGAAACCAAGGACGAGAAGAAGGTCGATGCGGTACCGGTGGAAGTGGCCGTGGCCAGCCATCGCGCCGTGGCCGCCAGCTACACCGGCACGGCCGCGCTGGAACCGCGCGCCGAATCGCAGGTGGTAGCCAAGACCTCCGGCGTGGCGCTGGCGGTGCTGGTGGAAGAGGGCCAGCGGGTTTCCGCCGGCCAGCCGCTGGTGCGCCTGGACCCCGATCGCGCACGCCTGGCCGTGGCGCAGAGCGAAGCGCAGCTGCGCAAGCTGGAAAACAACTACCAGCGCGCCCAGAAGCTGGTGGGCCAGCAGATGGTCAGCGCCGCCGACGTGGACCAGCTGCGCTACGACCTGGAAAACATGCGCGCCCAGTACCGCCTGGCCACGCTGGAACTGTCCTACACCACGGTGGTGGCGCCGATCTCCGGCGTCATCGCCTCGCGCTCGATCAAGACCGGCAACTTCGTACAGATCAACACGCCCATCTTCCGCATCGTCGACAACTCGCGGCTGGAGGCCACGCTGAACGTGCCCGAGCGCGAACTGGCCACCCTGCGTGCCGGCCAGCCGGTCACGCTGTCGGCCGACGCGCTGCCGGGGCAGAGCTTCACCGGCACGGTGGACCGCATCGCGCCGGTGGTCGATTCGGGCAGCGGCACCTTCCGCGTGGTCAGTGCCTTCGATGGCGCCGCGCACGCCTTGCAGCCGGGCATGTTCGGCCGCATCCGCATCGACTACGACCAGCGCGCCGACGCACTGGTGGTGCCGCGCCTGTCGCTGCTGGACGATGGCGAACCGGCAGTGTTCCGCGTGCGCGCCGGCAAGGTCGCCCGCGTACCGGTGAAGCTGGGCTATGCCGAAGGCCCGTGGGTGGAGATCCGCGAAGGCCTGGCCGCCGGTGACCAGGTGGTCACGGCCGGCAAGGTGGCACTGCGCGATGGCACGGCGGTGCAGGTCATCGCCGATCCCAACGCCAAGGCCAAGGCCAAGCCGGCCACGGTGGCCGCGGCCAAGCCCGCAGACAAGGCCGGGAGCCAGCAATGA